TTTTCCGGAGTTTTTTCCCTTCTCCATTCTCAAAACGAATCCGCACGGGTACATTCTTCCGAGTTCGAACCGAACGTTGTGATGGAAGACTGGGATCTTCAACCGTATCTAACGTATTACGAGGACAAGTCCGGAAAACTTTCCTTTCCCGAAATTCAAAAAGTGTTTCGTTCCGGAAAATCCATTCCTCTTTTTAACAACAGCCTCGGATATTCGGAATCCGCGATTTGGGTGAGAATTCCCGTCGCCAATCCGGAAAAGGGAACACGAAACTGGGTTCTTCTTTTCTCATACAGTTTGATCGATTCCTTACAATTCTATTCGGTTCGAAACGGGAACGAACCCTTGGTGGTTTCCGGAGACGAGCTCCCTTTTTCTTCCCGTCTTGCGGAGAATCGAAACTTTCCGTTTCAATTGAGCGAACCACCTCTATCCAAAAACGACTACTACGTTCGTATAGAATCGAAAAGTTCGATCATCGTTCCCTTGTCCGCGTATTCCAGAACCGAGTTCTTGGAACAAACCGCGAAAGAATATACCACGTTAGGTTTTTATTACGGAACCATGACCGTGATGTTCATCTACAATCTGTTTCTTTTGCTGACGACGAGGGACAGAAGTTATCTTTACTATAGTATATTCATCTTTTTTGATATTCTGTTTCAGCTTACGTTAAACGGATTGTCCTTTCAGTTTTTGTGGCCAAACAACCCGCAGTGGGGAAACGTGAGCCTTCCGTTTTTTATGTTCTCCGCGTTTTTGGCGGCTTGTCTTTTCGGAAAATCGTTTTTAGAATCCGCCAAGATCACTCCGATCACGAACCGTTTCTACTATCCGATCATGGCGATTTGCGCGTTCGGTTGTATCGGTTCTTTGACTTTTTTCAGTTATACGTTCAGCGTGGTTTCGAGCATTCTCGTTTTGTTGATCGTTCTCGCTTTGATTTTGGTCAACAGTCTTCAATGCGTCTGGAAAGGACATCGTCCCGCGAGATTCTTTTTAACGGCTTGGTCCGTTTTGATCCTCGGAAGTTTTTTATACGCGATGAAGGCGTTCGGAATTTTTCCCGATAATTTTTTCACGCAGTGGGGATTGCAGATCGGTTCGGCGATCGAGGTCGCTCTTCTTTCGTTGGGGCTCGCAGATCGGATCAAACAACTTTCCTTGAACCTGGAAACCCAAGCCGCAACTTTGAATCTTCTCAAACAAAGACACGAACAATCCGCGATTCAATATAAAAATCTTTACGAAGGGGAAGAGGACTTTCTTTTCGATCTGGATTCCAACGGCACGATCACGGGAAGTAACAAATCCATTTCCACGTTTTTGGGATTTAAACCTCAGGACGTGATCGGAAAGAATTTTTTAGAACTCATGTACAACACGGGTGGGCTCGAAGACGCATTCAAAAAATTGTATGTGATGGAAAGAATGGAGGAACTATCCTC
The Leptospira barantonii genome window above contains:
- a CDS encoding 7TM diverse intracellular signaling domain-containing protein — translated: MILKLRKKIAFFFLTLAFSGVFSLLHSQNESARVHSSEFEPNVVMEDWDLQPYLTYYEDKSGKLSFPEIQKVFRSGKSIPLFNNSLGYSESAIWVRIPVANPEKGTRNWVLLFSYSLIDSLQFYSVRNGNEPLVVSGDELPFSSRLAENRNFPFQLSEPPLSKNDYYVRIESKSSIIVPLSAYSRTEFLEQTAKEYTTLGFYYGTMTVMFIYNLFLLLTTRDRSYLYYSIFIFFDILFQLTLNGLSFQFLWPNNPQWGNVSLPFFMFSAFLAACLFGKSFLESAKITPITNRFYYPIMAICAFGCIGSLTFFSYTFSVVSSILVLLIVLALILVNSLQCVWKGHRPARFFLTAWSVLILGSFLYAMKAFGIFPDNFFTQWGLQIGSAIEVALLSLGLADRIKQLSLNLETQAATLNLLKQRHEQSAIQYKNLYEGEEDFLFDLDSNGTITGSNKSISTFLGFKPQDVIGKNFLELMYNTGGLEDAFKKLYVMERMEELSSTGKPVYFRADFVQKYLKEPKELQVRLQILEHESGRDILGRAFEPDQDLMGRFLDEERIVFSMNNYLQNAELLSQRLTFNLVRFTDPTITLSIRTSLREMLINAIEHGNLNISNEDKARSLKNGNYFQFILTRQNDPYYRDKKILVEYFLSRQKVGYRITDEGKGFNHARVVRKALSKTDETTPLQTRGIAFALSTFDVVKFNSTGNRVTLVKYF